In one window of Tellurirhabdus rosea DNA:
- a CDS encoding parallel beta-helix domain-containing protein, giving the protein MKSIFFTLLFCCLLATAHAQGDAQKRFQKALIMAEDGEVITLDEGTFRFTGSLSMDGKKRVTIRGKGQQKTILNFKGQTEGAEGIRVDNSENITIEDLTIQDTKGDCIKTMNVNGITFRNVTVEWTGLPGPDNGSYGLYPVQCQNVLIENCTAMGASDAGIYVGQSKNIIVRKCRATHNVAGIEIENSLMADVYDNDAYDNTGGILIFDLPDLVQKRGGNVRVFNNRITNNNYPNFAPKGNIVAKVPAGTGVMVLATNQVEIFGNEIRKNNSIGTSIVSYYMTENPLKDSAYYPYPTAISVHDNLYERDPVRFVGKGRIGQLFRLKLRFGKRVPDIVYDGIVDPKVRSASGQIRPDARICIRNNRNATFVNLDAGNNFRNLSRDVGPYDCTHTPLQETVVRREP; this is encoded by the coding sequence ATGAAATCCATCTTTTTTACGCTCCTCTTCTGTTGTCTGCTGGCGACGGCCCACGCCCAGGGCGACGCCCAGAAACGGTTTCAGAAAGCCCTGATTATGGCCGAAGACGGCGAAGTGATTACCCTCGACGAGGGCACATTCCGGTTTACGGGCAGCCTGTCGATGGACGGGAAAAAGCGCGTGACCATCCGCGGAAAAGGGCAGCAGAAAACCATCCTGAACTTCAAAGGCCAGACCGAAGGGGCCGAGGGCATCCGCGTCGATAATTCGGAGAACATCACCATCGAGGACCTGACGATTCAGGATACCAAAGGCGACTGCATCAAGACCATGAACGTCAACGGCATCACCTTCCGCAACGTCACGGTCGAATGGACGGGCCTGCCGGGGCCGGACAACGGCTCCTACGGGCTGTATCCGGTCCAGTGTCAGAACGTCCTCATCGAAAACTGCACCGCCATGGGCGCTTCGGATGCCGGAATTTACGTCGGGCAGTCGAAGAACATCATCGTCCGGAAGTGCCGGGCGACGCACAACGTGGCGGGCATCGAGATTGAAAACTCACTGATGGCCGATGTGTATGACAACGACGCCTACGACAACACCGGCGGTATCCTCATTTTCGACCTGCCCGACCTGGTGCAGAAGCGGGGCGGAAACGTGCGGGTTTTCAATAACCGGATTACGAACAACAATTATCCGAACTTCGCGCCGAAGGGAAATATCGTCGCCAAAGTGCCCGCCGGGACGGGCGTAATGGTTCTGGCCACCAACCAGGTTGAAATTTTTGGCAATGAAATCCGGAAAAACAACAGCATCGGCACGAGTATTGTAAGCTATTATATGACCGAAAATCCTTTGAAGGATTCGGCCTATTACCCGTATCCCACAGCGATTTCCGTTCACGATAACCTCTACGAACGGGACCCGGTGCGGTTTGTGGGAAAAGGGCGAATCGGTCAGTTGTTCCGGCTGAAGCTGCGTTTTGGGAAGAGGGTGCCGGACATTGTGTACGACGGAATCGTGGATCCGAAGGTACGAAGCGCGAGCGGCCAGATCCGTCCGGACGCGCGCATCTGCATCCGCAACAACCGCAACGCTACGTTTGTGAATCTGGACGCCGGGAATAACTTCCGGAACCTGTCGCGGGACGTGGGCCCGTACGATTGTACGCATACGCCCCTGCAGGAAACGGTAGTCCGCCGCGAGCCATGA
- a CDS encoding ATP-dependent helicase → MTNYISTLNDPQREAVLHGNGPLMIIAGAGSGKTRVLTFRIAHLIHQGVDPFRILALTFTNKAAGEMRHRIESVIGNEARNIWMGTFHSVFAKILRIEAKSLGYTSNFSIYDTDDSKSLLRSIIKEFGLDDKLYKANVVFNRISGAKNRLVGPDDYISNPLIQADDAAARIPEVGRIYKAYARRCFGANAMDFDDLLFNTNVLFRDHLDILHKYQHKFQYVLVDEFQDTNVSQYLITRKLSAVHQNICVVGDDAQSIYAFRGANIENILNFEKDFPDVRTIKLEQNYRSTKTIVEAANSIIARNRAQLKKNVFTDNEDGTLIDVLKAASDNEEGRLVASAIFDQKVNEGLSNNDFVILYRTNAQSRAFEEALRKMSIKYRIVGGLSFYQRKEIKDLLAYLRFTVNQNDEEAFKRIINLPKRGIGDTTVAKISVIAAENSEPIWEVVADINKFVAGRAAVAIEGFADLIKSYRLLLDKKDAYEVAAHIAKTSGLLKELYDDKTVEGLARYENVQELLNAIKEFVDNPDNDDKSLSAFLQAVSLLTSADEKEDDDDNDKVTLMTIHAAKGLEFRNVFIVGLEEDLFPSQMMLESRADLEEERRLFYVAITRAEKKLTLSYAESRYHYGRLKTCEPSRFLLEVNTDYLKMAKRPRSEAEPNGRSERDTPSGGSMAFVRSLAQKTARQQPQMNVAHTPSADFAPSDTAALAVGMKVEHAKFGFGTVKALDINGTERKAVIAFDKAGEKTLLLSFAKLRIV, encoded by the coding sequence ATGACCAACTATATTTCCACCCTGAACGACCCGCAGCGGGAGGCCGTGCTGCACGGCAACGGGCCGTTGATGATTATTGCCGGAGCCGGCTCGGGGAAGACCCGCGTGCTGACGTTCCGGATTGCCCACCTGATTCACCAGGGCGTCGATCCGTTCCGGATTCTGGCGCTGACGTTTACCAACAAGGCGGCGGGCGAGATGCGCCACCGGATTGAGAGCGTGATCGGCAACGAAGCCCGCAACATCTGGATGGGCACGTTCCACTCGGTGTTTGCCAAAATTCTGCGCATCGAGGCGAAGTCTCTCGGCTATACGAGCAATTTTTCGATTTACGATACCGACGATTCGAAGTCGCTGCTGCGGAGCATCATCAAGGAATTCGGACTCGACGACAAGCTGTACAAGGCCAACGTGGTCTTCAACCGCATTTCGGGTGCCAAAAACCGCCTCGTCGGGCCGGACGATTACATCAGCAATCCGCTGATTCAGGCCGACGACGCGGCGGCGCGCATCCCGGAGGTCGGGCGGATTTACAAAGCCTACGCACGGCGCTGCTTCGGGGCCAACGCGATGGACTTCGACGACCTGCTGTTCAACACCAACGTCCTGTTCCGCGACCACCTCGACATCCTGCACAAGTACCAGCACAAGTTTCAGTACGTGCTCGTGGACGAGTTTCAGGATACCAACGTTTCGCAGTACCTGATTACCCGCAAGCTGTCGGCGGTCCACCAGAATATCTGCGTCGTGGGCGACGATGCGCAGAGTATCTACGCCTTCCGCGGGGCCAACATCGAGAACATTCTGAATTTCGAAAAGGACTTTCCGGACGTCCGGACGATCAAGCTGGAGCAGAATTACCGCTCGACGAAGACCATCGTGGAAGCGGCCAACTCCATCATCGCCCGCAACCGCGCCCAGCTGAAGAAGAACGTCTTCACGGACAACGAGGACGGTACGCTCATCGATGTCCTCAAGGCGGCGTCGGACAACGAGGAAGGCCGTCTGGTCGCCTCGGCCATTTTCGACCAGAAGGTCAACGAAGGGCTGAGTAACAACGATTTCGTGATTCTGTACCGGACCAACGCCCAGTCGCGGGCCTTTGAAGAAGCCCTGCGGAAGATGAGCATCAAGTACCGCATTGTGGGCGGCCTGTCGTTCTACCAGCGCAAGGAAATCAAGGACCTGCTGGCGTACCTCCGTTTTACGGTCAACCAGAACGACGAAGAGGCGTTCAAGCGCATCATCAACCTGCCCAAACGCGGCATCGGCGACACCACGGTGGCGAAAATTTCGGTCATTGCGGCCGAAAACAGCGAACCGATCTGGGAAGTTGTGGCCGACATCAACAAGTTCGTGGCCGGCCGGGCGGCGGTGGCGATTGAAGGCTTTGCCGATCTGATCAAAAGCTACCGGCTGCTGCTGGACAAAAAAGACGCCTACGAGGTGGCCGCGCATATCGCCAAAACCTCCGGGCTGCTGAAGGAACTGTACGACGACAAAACCGTCGAGGGGCTGGCCCGGTACGAGAACGTCCAGGAATTGCTGAACGCCATCAAGGAATTTGTCGATAACCCCGACAACGACGACAAGAGCCTCAGCGCCTTCCTCCAGGCCGTTTCGCTGCTGACCTCCGCCGACGAGAAGGAGGACGACGACGATAACGATAAGGTGACCCTGATGACCATCCACGCCGCCAAGGGGCTGGAGTTTCGGAACGTGTTCATCGTCGGGCTGGAAGAAGATTTGTTTCCCTCGCAGATGATGCTCGAAAGCCGGGCCGATCTGGAAGAAGAGCGGCGGCTGTTTTACGTGGCCATCACCCGCGCCGAGAAAAAGCTGACGCTTTCGTATGCCGAATCGCGCTACCACTACGGCCGCCTGAAAACCTGCGAACCCAGCCGGTTCCTGCTCGAAGTGAACACCGACTACCTGAAAATGGCCAAACGCCCCCGCTCCGAAGCCGAGCCGAACGGGCGCTCCGAACGCGATACGCCTTCGGGCGGTTCGATGGCCTTTGTCCGGAGCCTGGCCCAGAAAACGGCCCGCCAGCAGCCCCAGATGAACGTGGCCCACACGCCCTCGGCGGATTTTGCGCCCAGCGACACCGCGGCCCTGGCCGTCGGCATGAAGGTCGAGCACGCCAAATTCGGCTTCGGCACCGTCAAGGCGCTGGACATCAACGGCACCGAACGAAAAGCCGTCATTGCCTTCGACAAAGCCGGCGAAAAGACGCTGCTGCTGAGCTTTGCGAAATTGAGAATTGTATAA
- a CDS encoding DUF4301 family protein, with the protein MQFTEQDESQILAQGASLALVEEQIQNFVNGFPFLNVIKAATVGDGIIRVEESQAGELVSRFDRQADSLSLLKFVPASGAATRMFKSLFAALEGKNDKSVDEFFARLKDFAFYDALGQPENLDRQSVLSILLTDEGLDYGNLPKGLLLFHQYPDGPRTPVEEHLVEGAAYANSDGLVRIHFTVSPEHRDRFEELIQRVLPTYEEKLGARFEITFSEQKKATDTISVNPDNSPFRNGDGSLLFRPAGHGALIENLNDIDADVVFIKNIDNVVPDRLKEPTVTYKKVIGAVLLDVQQQLFRFQQLLDSPDVSEGYLTEIDEFLKTTLCTLPPNGFESLSQEDKITYYRRKLDRPVRVCGMVQNVGEPGGGPFWAQNADGSVSLQIVESAQIDLGDAGQKQIFDTATHFNPVDLVCSMKNRNGEKYNLVSYRDPKTGFITAKSKDGKELKAQELPGLWNGAMADWNTLFVEVPLITFNPVKTVNDLLRKEHQ; encoded by the coding sequence ATGCAGTTTACGGAACAAGACGAGTCCCAGATTCTGGCACAGGGCGCTTCCCTCGCGCTTGTTGAAGAACAGATACAAAATTTTGTCAACGGTTTTCCCTTCCTGAACGTCATCAAGGCCGCTACGGTCGGCGACGGTATCATCCGGGTGGAAGAATCCCAGGCCGGCGAGCTGGTGAGCCGCTTCGACCGGCAGGCCGACAGCCTCTCGCTGCTCAAGTTCGTGCCCGCTTCGGGGGCCGCTACGCGGATGTTCAAGTCCCTGTTTGCGGCGCTGGAAGGCAAGAACGACAAGTCGGTGGATGAGTTTTTCGCCCGGCTGAAAGACTTTGCCTTCTACGATGCCCTCGGCCAGCCCGAGAATCTGGACCGGCAGTCCGTCCTCTCCATTCTCCTGACCGACGAAGGGCTGGATTACGGCAACCTGCCCAAGGGACTTCTGCTGTTTCACCAGTACCCCGACGGGCCGCGCACGCCGGTAGAAGAGCATCTGGTGGAAGGAGCGGCCTATGCCAATTCCGACGGGCTCGTCCGGATTCACTTCACCGTTTCGCCCGAACACCGCGACCGCTTCGAGGAGCTGATTCAGCGGGTGCTGCCGACGTATGAGGAAAAACTCGGGGCCCGCTTCGAGATCACCTTTTCGGAGCAGAAAAAGGCGACCGATACGATCTCGGTCAATCCGGACAATTCTCCGTTCCGCAACGGCGACGGGTCGCTGCTGTTCCGTCCGGCGGGCCACGGGGCGCTGATCGAAAACCTCAACGACATCGACGCCGATGTGGTGTTCATCAAAAACATCGACAACGTGGTGCCCGACCGGCTGAAGGAGCCGACCGTTACCTACAAAAAAGTGATTGGGGCCGTGCTGCTCGACGTGCAGCAGCAGCTTTTCCGGTTCCAGCAGCTGCTCGACAGCCCGGACGTGAGCGAAGGTTATCTGACGGAAATTGACGAATTTCTGAAAACAACGCTCTGCACCCTTCCGCCGAACGGCTTCGAAAGCCTGTCCCAAGAAGACAAAATAACCTACTACCGCCGCAAGCTCGACCGGCCGGTGCGCGTCTGCGGTATGGTGCAGAACGTGGGCGAACCCGGCGGCGGGCCGTTCTGGGCGCAGAATGCCGACGGTTCGGTGTCCCTGCAAATCGTGGAATCGGCGCAGATCGACCTCGGCGATGCCGGTCAGAAGCAGATTTTCGACACGGCTACGCACTTCAATCCGGTGGATCTGGTGTGTTCGATGAAGAATCGGAATGGGGAGAAGTACAACCTCGTCTCGTACCGCGACCCCAAAACGGGCTTTATCACGGCCAAATCAAAAGACGGAAAGGAACTGAAAGCGCAGGAATTGCCTGGCCTCTGGAACGGCGCCATGGCCGACTGGAACACGCTCTTCGTGGAAGTCCCGCTGATCACGTTCAACCCGGTAAAGACGGTGAACGATTTGCTGCGGAAGGAGCATCAGTAG
- a CDS encoding beta propeller repeat protein — protein sequence MNLFRAFGCLSFFLLFSSAPLLAQWQPQQSGTTASFRAVSAASRNVVWVGGTRGTFVRTTDGGQTWQAGRVPGADSLDFRDVYAVNANMAYLMSAGPAERGQARIYKTTDGGQTWNLMYETRQKGVFFDSMDFYNRREGMLFSDPIDGKWVVLRTTNGGQTWKPIRPDRLPPVKPGEAAFAASGSSLIFHGMDSQHSHTRFARIASGGADTARVFYTQNNILRRWKVSNTPIPAGPTAGIFGLWFDRMGRRGMAVGGDYKAEKASSQNVAVTRNGGRTWEAATPTNPPGLKEGIGNIRGRRLVLVGPSGSCYTDDWGKTWTKIDDSAYHAISCTGGQCWAVGAGGKIGFLRQ from the coding sequence ATGAACCTGTTTCGCGCCTTCGGCTGTCTCAGCTTTTTTCTGCTCTTTTCTTCTGCCCCCCTCCTCGCCCAGTGGCAGCCGCAGCAGAGCGGCACCACGGCCAGCTTCCGCGCCGTCAGCGCCGCCAGCCGGAATGTAGTCTGGGTCGGCGGCACCCGGGGTACGTTTGTCCGCACGACCGACGGCGGCCAGACCTGGCAGGCCGGACGGGTACCGGGCGCCGATTCGCTGGATTTCCGGGATGTCTACGCCGTGAATGCCAATATGGCCTACCTGATGAGCGCCGGTCCCGCCGAACGCGGCCAGGCCCGGATTTACAAAACCACCGACGGCGGCCAGACCTGGAACCTAATGTACGAAACCCGGCAGAAAGGTGTCTTCTTCGACTCGATGGATTTTTACAACCGCCGCGAGGGGATGCTTTTCAGCGACCCCATCGACGGCAAATGGGTCGTTCTGCGGACCACCAACGGCGGGCAGACCTGGAAGCCCATTCGCCCGGACCGGCTGCCGCCTGTCAAACCCGGCGAAGCAGCCTTTGCCGCCAGCGGCAGCAGTCTGATCTTTCACGGCATGGATTCGCAACATTCCCACACCCGTTTCGCCCGCATTGCCTCCGGCGGGGCCGATACCGCTCGGGTGTTTTACACACAAAACAACATTCTGCGGCGCTGGAAAGTCAGCAACACCCCCATTCCGGCCGGGCCGACAGCGGGTATTTTTGGCCTTTGGTTCGACCGGATGGGTCGGCGGGGCATGGCCGTCGGCGGCGATTACAAGGCCGAGAAAGCCAGCAGTCAGAACGTGGCCGTCACGCGCAATGGCGGCCGGACCTGGGAGGCCGCCACGCCTACCAACCCCCCGGGCCTGAAAGAAGGCATCGGCAACATTCGCGGGCGGCGGCTCGTGCTGGTCGGCCCGTCGGGAAGCTGTTACACCGACGACTGGGGGAAAACCTGGACCAAAATCGACGACTCGGCCTACCACGCCATTTCCTGCACTGGAGGGCAGTGCTGGGCGGTCGGCGCCGGGGGAAAGATTGGCTTTCTCCGTCAATAA
- a CDS encoding SDR family NAD(P)-dependent oxidoreductase, with protein sequence MMYICLLTGCANGIGLYLTDVLLRKGHCVVATDIDETQLRRAAAERGWPPDRHRLLKLDVTCASDWQQALDEVMSSWGRLDIGMNIAGVIRPGYVAKFPPEDIDFMVDINLKGVMLGTRLMAEAMIPQRFGQIVNIASLAGVAPIEGLAVYSATKAAVRFFSLAAASELNRHRVGVSVVCSDVVDTNMFRQQLPHEAAALTFSGDRILTVEEVCQTILREALERKRAEILIPPGRGWLAKLGNLFPETARHLTERLRKRGNEKRMSLNRDSGD encoded by the coding sequence ATGATGTACATCTGCCTCCTGACAGGATGCGCCAACGGGATTGGACTGTATCTGACGGATGTGCTCCTGCGGAAAGGCCATTGCGTGGTGGCCACCGATATTGATGAAACCCAGCTCCGCCGGGCGGCGGCCGAGCGCGGCTGGCCTCCGGACCGGCACCGCCTGCTGAAACTCGATGTGACCTGTGCCTCCGACTGGCAGCAGGCGCTCGACGAAGTGATGAGTTCGTGGGGGCGCCTTGATATTGGAATGAACATCGCGGGCGTCATCCGCCCCGGCTACGTGGCCAAATTTCCGCCGGAAGACATTGATTTCATGGTAGACATCAACCTGAAAGGGGTCATGCTCGGGACCCGGCTGATGGCCGAAGCCATGATTCCGCAGCGCTTCGGCCAGATTGTCAACATCGCCTCGCTGGCCGGCGTGGCCCCGATCGAAGGGCTGGCGGTTTATTCGGCCACCAAGGCCGCCGTCCGGTTTTTCTCGCTGGCGGCAGCATCGGAGCTGAACCGCCACCGGGTGGGCGTGTCCGTCGTCTGTTCGGACGTGGTCGATACCAACATGTTCCGGCAGCAGCTCCCGCACGAAGCGGCGGCGCTGACGTTTTCGGGCGACCGGATTTTGACCGTGGAAGAAGTGTGCCAGACGATTCTCCGGGAGGCGCTGGAACGAAAAAGGGCCGAGATTCTGATTCCGCCGGGAAGAGGCTGGCTGGCGAAACTGGGCAATTTGTTTCCGGAAACGGCCCGGCACCTGACCGAACGGCTCAGGAAGCGGGGAAACGAGAAGCGAATGTCTTTGAACCGGGATTCGGGGGATTAA
- a CDS encoding UBP-type zinc finger domain-containing protein — translation MIRIKNCEHLAAITEVRPAKAYQCEECLKTGSEWVHLRTCQTCGVTLCCDSSPNRHATRHFHETGHPVIASAEPGEQWLWCFIDEQVTPFGS, via the coding sequence ATGATCCGGATCAAGAACTGCGAACACCTGGCGGCCATCACGGAAGTCCGCCCGGCCAAAGCCTATCAATGCGAAGAGTGCCTGAAAACGGGCAGTGAATGGGTCCACCTGCGCACCTGCCAGACCTGCGGCGTCACGCTCTGCTGCGATTCCTCGCCCAACCGCCACGCAACCCGGCATTTCCACGAGACCGGCCACCCGGTCATCGCCTCCGCCGAACCGGGCGAACAATGGCTCTGGTGCTTCATAGACGAGCAAGTCACACCCTTTGGGAGTTAA
- the ybeY gene encoding rRNA maturation RNase YbeY, translating into MLRFFSEDIKFSLPEKPQTRTWLKELAAQEGFKIGELNYIFCSDDYLLQVNRDHLDHDYYTDIITFDNSEDEDRLEGDIFISVDRVRDNAQTLNVPEEQELRRVLAHGLLHLSGYGDKTETEATEMRRKEEEALAAWSAYQIKKA; encoded by the coding sequence ATGCTCCGTTTCTTTTCCGAAGACATCAAATTTTCTCTCCCTGAAAAGCCCCAGACCCGTACCTGGCTCAAAGAGCTGGCGGCGCAGGAAGGCTTCAAAATCGGGGAGCTCAACTACATTTTCTGCTCCGACGACTACCTGTTGCAGGTCAACCGCGACCACCTCGACCACGACTATTACACGGACATCATCACCTTCGATAACTCGGAGGACGAGGACCGGCTGGAAGGCGACATTTTCATCAGCGTGGACCGGGTGCGCGACAACGCCCAAACCCTGAACGTGCCCGAAGAACAGGAACTGCGGCGCGTGCTGGCCCACGGCCTCCTGCACCTGAGCGGCTACGGCGACAAGACCGAGACCGAAGCGACCGAAATGCGCCGGAAGGAAGAAGAGGCGCTGGCAGCCTGGTCGGCCTATCAGATAAAAAAGGCTTGA
- a CDS encoding RrF2 family transcriptional regulator yields MISKKAKYAIKALKVLTEEFGKGPVLISYISAKENIPKKFLEAILLELRNHGILQSQKGKGGGYLLRVDPERVNLAQVLRVIDGPIAPTPCVSKHFYVRCDDCTDELTCAIRPIMEQVRDANLAVYENTTLKTFIPKTEAPVENTAPTDSAVTV; encoded by the coding sequence ATGATTTCCAAGAAAGCAAAGTACGCCATTAAAGCACTGAAGGTTCTGACCGAAGAGTTCGGGAAAGGCCCGGTTCTGATTTCTTATATTTCGGCGAAAGAAAATATTCCGAAGAAGTTTCTGGAGGCAATTCTGCTCGAATTGCGTAACCACGGTATTCTCCAGAGCCAGAAGGGCAAGGGCGGCGGCTACCTGCTGCGCGTAGACCCCGAGCGCGTCAACTTGGCGCAGGTGCTGCGGGTCATCGACGGCCCCATCGCCCCGACGCCCTGCGTGTCCAAGCATTTCTACGTCCGCTGCGACGACTGCACCGACGAGCTGACCTGCGCCATCCGCCCCATCATGGAACAGGTGCGCGACGCCAACCTCGCCGTCTACGAAAACACAACGCTGAAGACCTTTATCCCCAAAACCGAAGCCCCGGTGGAGAACACCGCCCCGACGGATTCGGCGGTAACGGTATAA
- a CDS encoding SO2930 family diheme c-type cytochrome, whose translation MKRLLWMLALAVPGLGAMSLESKKPQPPPFETLSAYGLFAGRLADQKPAEGVLPYGLNTPLFSDYAEKLRFVRMPEGETVAYNPDSVLGFPVGTVLAKTFYYPNDARDPAKGRRLLETRLLVHESQGWKAYPYVWNDEQTDAVLEVAGDRKEVGWTDGSGTRRKLMYTVPNMNQCKGCHVSGNKMVPIGPSARQLNGIFTYSDGSENQLSRWSRLKWLQKLPELAEVPKLAIWNDPATGTVAERARAWLDINCAHCHSPQGPARTSGLDLRIRQNDPTLLGINKTPVAAGRGSGGRQFDIVAGHPEKSILVYRLESVDPGIRMPELSRQLVHEESVELVKEWIKNLKP comes from the coding sequence ATGAAACGACTGCTGTGGATGCTGGCGCTGGCGGTGCCCGGCCTGGGTGCGATGTCACTGGAAAGTAAAAAGCCCCAGCCGCCGCCTTTTGAAACATTATCGGCGTACGGTCTTTTTGCCGGGCGACTGGCGGACCAGAAGCCGGCGGAAGGCGTTCTGCCGTACGGGCTGAATACGCCGCTGTTCAGCGATTATGCCGAAAAGCTGCGTTTTGTCCGCATGCCGGAAGGCGAGACCGTGGCCTACAACCCGGACAGCGTGCTCGGATTCCCGGTCGGAACGGTGCTGGCGAAAACGTTTTATTACCCGAACGATGCCCGCGACCCGGCCAAAGGACGGCGGCTGCTGGAAACCCGCCTGCTGGTTCACGAATCGCAGGGCTGGAAGGCGTATCCGTACGTCTGGAACGACGAGCAGACCGACGCCGTGCTCGAAGTGGCCGGCGACCGGAAAGAAGTGGGCTGGACGGATGGAAGCGGCACGCGGCGCAAACTGATGTACACGGTTCCGAACATGAACCAATGCAAAGGCTGCCACGTTTCCGGTAATAAAATGGTGCCGATTGGCCCGTCGGCTCGTCAGTTGAACGGTATTTTTACTTACTCGGACGGGTCCGAAAACCAATTGAGCCGCTGGAGCCGCTTAAAATGGCTGCAAAAGTTGCCTGAGTTGGCAGAAGTGCCTAAATTGGCAATTTGGAATGATCCTGCGACGGGTACAGTAGCAGAAAGGGCGAGAGCATGGCTGGATATTAACTGTGCGCATTGCCACAGTCCGCAGGGGCCGGCCCGCACGTCGGGACTGGATTTGCGGATTCGGCAGAATGACCCTACGCTGCTGGGTATCAACAAGACACCGGTTGCCGCCGGACGCGGTTCGGGCGGACGGCAATTTGATATTGTGGCGGGGCATCCCGAAAAATCCATCCTGGTGTATCGGCTCGAATCGGTCGACCCGGGCATCCGGATGCCGGAATTATCCCGCCAATTAGTCCATGAGGAAAGTGTGGAACTGGTAAAGGAGTGGATTAAGAACCTGAAACCTTGA
- a CDS encoding flavin-containing monooxygenase, giving the protein MTTHLTPTVCIIGAGSSGVTAAKTLRQHGIAFDCFEKGSDIGGNWRYDNDNGLSSAYRSLHINTNRDVMAYSDFPMPRDYPMFPHHRQILHYFESYARHFGLYEHITFRTAVTDVRRSADGCGYRVTTDTGLERDYKYVIVANGHHWNPRYPDPPFPGTFTGETLHSHDYKVPEQIRGKNLLIVGIGNSAVDIACEAARLYSGRVVISTRSGAYIVPNWLMGMPFDSLANPLTAKLPLPLQRGLLGMSLWLARGRQSAYGVPVPKRPLLSEHPTISQDLLNLAGRGLIGFKPNVREFKGKNVTFEDHTTEAFDMVIYATGYKVSFPFFGNGFFNVENSNDLQLYRRVVHPDYPGLFFLGLVQPLGAIMPLAEAQARWIARLITGECRLPDRQAMLQSLEAEKQRNLRRYKHSPRHTLQVDFHPYKQSLEREMKRR; this is encoded by the coding sequence ATGACTACCCATCTGACTCCAACCGTCTGCATTATCGGTGCCGGCTCGTCGGGAGTGACAGCGGCCAAGACCCTCAGACAGCACGGGATTGCGTTCGACTGCTTTGAGAAAGGGTCGGACATCGGTGGAAACTGGCGCTACGACAACGACAACGGCCTGTCGTCGGCCTACCGTTCGCTGCACATCAACACCAACCGGGACGTGATGGCTTACAGCGACTTCCCGATGCCGCGCGATTACCCGATGTTTCCGCACCACCGTCAGATTCTGCACTATTTTGAATCCTACGCCCGGCACTTCGGCCTTTACGAGCACATCACGTTCCGCACGGCGGTCACGGACGTTCGCCGGAGTGCGGACGGTTGCGGATACCGGGTCACGACCGACACGGGCCTCGAACGCGATTACAAGTACGTCATCGTCGCCAACGGCCACCACTGGAATCCCCGCTACCCGGACCCGCCATTTCCGGGTACGTTTACGGGCGAAACGCTCCACTCGCACGACTACAAGGTGCCGGAGCAGATTCGGGGCAAAAACCTGCTGATCGTCGGCATCGGCAATTCGGCCGTCGATATCGCCTGCGAGGCCGCCCGGCTGTATTCGGGCCGCGTGGTCATTTCGACCCGCAGCGGCGCCTACATCGTCCCGAACTGGCTGATGGGCATGCCTTTTGATTCGCTGGCCAACCCGCTGACGGCGAAGCTGCCCCTGCCGCTGCAGCGGGGTTTGCTGGGCATGTCGCTCTGGCTGGCCCGCGGGCGGCAGTCGGCCTACGGCGTGCCGGTGCCCAAACGGCCGCTTCTGAGCGAGCACCCGACCATTTCGCAGGATCTGCTGAATCTGGCGGGCCGCGGACTGATTGGTTTCAAACCGAATGTCCGCGAGTTTAAGGGAAAAAACGTAACTTTTGAAGACCATACCACCGAAGCGTTCGATATGGTCATCTACGCGACGGGGTACAAGGTCTCGTTTCCGTTTTTTGGAAACGGCTTTTTTAACGTCGAAAACTCGAACGACCTGCAGCTTTACCGCCGCGTCGTGCATCCGGACTATCCGGGCCTGTTTTTTCTGGGGCTGGTCCAGCCGCTGGGGGCCATCATGCCGCTGGCGGAGGCGCAGGCCCGCTGGATTGCCCGGCTGATTACGGGCGAATGCCGCCTGCCCGACCGACAGGCCATGCTGCAATCGCTCGAAGCCGAAAAGCAACGGAACCTGCGGCGGTACAAGCACTCACCGCGCCACACGCTGCAGGTCGATTTTCATCCGTATAAACAAAGTCTCGAACGGGAAATGAAACGTCGGTAA
- a CDS encoding pentapeptide repeat-containing protein, with product MLELANQISHSVTQSFSHSKFSHSKFSHSKFSHSKFSHSKFSHSIISSALSRRCSS from the coding sequence GTGCTGGAATTAGCGAATCAAATCAGTCATTCAGTCACTCAATCATTCAGTCATTCAAAATTCAGTCATTCAAAATTCAGTCATTCAAAATTCAGTCATTCAAAATTCAGTCATTCAAAATTCAGTCATTCCATCATTTCCTCTGCGCTGTCGCGCCGCTGCTCCAGTTGA